One window of the Ureibacillus sp. FSL W7-1570 genome contains the following:
- the aroB gene encoding 3-dehydroquinate synthase, with protein sequence MRIPVNAKSHSYEVFIGSGILRSACDALKEKIEKADKLVVFTDENVWQAQQQYFTENFPYPFEVFVMPGGEACKSFKNFEDAHTFLIENQCSRKSFLFAFGGGAVGDLTGFAAATFMRGVPYIQIPTTILAHDSAVGGKTAINHPLGKNMVGAFYQPEAVVYDINFLSSLPTKEIRSGMAEVIKHALISDEVWLKELMQTPSITDIEKPVLAKHLKSGIEVKANIVEQDETEHSVRKFLNFGHTYGHAIEAAAGYGGLAHGEAVMIGMVYALLLSEKYGRISREFTKEFVKFAYKNEYPLKQVNNYSFEDLYEYLMKDKKIEYGKLKFVLLQEIGKPFVKEIEEKECREVDSELRCLLEEVCK encoded by the coding sequence ATGCGAATTCCAGTGAATGCAAAAAGCCATTCCTACGAAGTGTTCATCGGAAGCGGAATTTTACGTTCCGCTTGCGATGCTTTAAAAGAGAAAATCGAAAAAGCGGATAAACTCGTTGTATTTACCGATGAGAATGTTTGGCAGGCACAACAGCAATATTTTACAGAAAACTTTCCGTATCCTTTTGAAGTGTTTGTAATGCCAGGGGGAGAAGCGTGTAAAAGTTTTAAAAATTTTGAAGATGCCCACACTTTTTTAATTGAGAATCAATGCTCAAGAAAATCCTTCCTGTTTGCCTTTGGCGGGGGAGCTGTCGGGGATTTGACGGGATTTGCCGCCGCTACGTTCATGCGCGGCGTTCCTTATATTCAAATTCCGACGACGATTTTGGCCCACGATTCGGCGGTAGGTGGAAAGACGGCCATCAATCATCCTCTTGGCAAAAACATGGTCGGCGCATTCTATCAGCCGGAAGCGGTCGTATATGATATCAACTTTTTATCCAGTTTGCCGACAAAAGAAATCCGTTCAGGAATGGCGGAAGTCATCAAACATGCGCTGATTTCCGATGAAGTGTGGCTGAAAGAGCTGATGCAGACACCATCCATCACGGACATCGAAAAACCTGTGTTGGCGAAACACTTGAAATCAGGCATCGAAGTGAAGGCAAACATTGTCGAGCAGGATGAAACCGAGCATTCGGTCCGAAAGTTTTTGAACTTTGGCCATACATACGGCCATGCCATCGAAGCGGCGGCAGGCTATGGAGGTCTTGCTCATGGAGAAGCGGTCATGATCGGAATGGTGTATGCCCTTCTCCTCAGCGAAAAATACGGTCGGATTTCCCGCGAATTCACAAAGGAATTTGTGAAGTTCGCCTATAAAAACGAATATCCGTTGAAGCAAGTAAACAATTATTCTTTTGAAGATTTATATGAATATTTAATGAAAGATAAAAAGATAGAATATGGAAAATTGAAATTTGTTTTACTGCAAGAAATAGGAAAACCTTTTGTGAAAGAAATTGAAGAAAAGGAATGCCGGGAAGTGGATAGTGAACTTCGCTGTCTGCTGGAGGAGGTATGCAAATGA
- a CDS encoding ubiquinol-cytochrome c reductase iron-sulfur subunit gives MSNKKVSRRQFLNYTLTGVGGFMAAGILMPMIRFAIDPALQVKAEGDFILTSQKVADLTDVPVRVDFSYEQVDAWYKSEVSEMAWVYKEGDKIIALSPVCKHLGCTVNWEGGEHKNEYFCACHAGRYEKNGKNIPGTPPTGPLDQYEVSEKDGYLMLGKKIPNTLV, from the coding sequence ATGAGTAACAAAAAAGTTTCAAGACGTCAATTTCTTAACTACACTTTAACTGGTGTTGGTGGATTTATGGCGGCAGGTATTTTAATGCCAATGATTCGTTTTGCAATTGATCCAGCTTTACAAGTAAAAGCTGAAGGTGATTTCATACTTACTAGCCAAAAAGTAGCTGACTTAACAGACGTACCTGTACGTGTTGACTTCTCTTATGAACAAGTAGACGCTTGGTATAAGTCAGAAGTTTCCGAAATGGCTTGGGTTTACAAAGAAGGCGACAAAATTATAGCGCTTTCACCAGTTTGTAAACACTTAGGATGTACAGTAAACTGGGAAGGCGGCGAACACAAAAACGAATACTTCTGTGCATGTCATGCTGGTCGCTATGAGAAAAATGGTAAAAACATTCCGGGTACACCGCCAACAGGTCCGCTAGATCAGTATGAAGTTTCTGAAAAAGACGGTTACTTAATGCTTGGGAAGAAAATACCAAACACATTAGTTTAA
- the hisC gene encoding histidinol-phosphate transaminase, with amino-acid sequence MKFKKQIYGMKAYQPGKPIEEVQKEFGLKEVVKLASNENPFGCSPKVKEFIQNNGINFAIYPDGYAQELRTAVSNHLGVEETQLLFGNGSDDIIAIISRALLYPGVNTVMADPSFSQYSHNAEIEGAEVRKVPLKDGKHDLEKMLEAIDENTSIVWVCNPNNPTGTIVADEELNAFLKKVPQDVLVVLDEAYFEYITDPSYKDSLHYINEYPNVIIMRTFSKAYGLAAFRVGYAIAQADLIAKLDPVRAPFNNTVLSQKVAIVALQDQQFIKESVEQNENGKQLFVEFCNKHGLKYYPTQTNFILFEVKTDSDVIFQEMMKRGFIVRSGNALGTPGYIRVSFGTEDQNRRFLSTLEEVLKEQGVLA; translated from the coding sequence ATGAAATTCAAAAAACAAATTTATGGAATGAAAGCATATCAACCAGGTAAACCTATCGAAGAAGTTCAAAAAGAATTTGGTTTAAAAGAAGTGGTGAAACTGGCTTCTAACGAAAACCCTTTTGGCTGCTCACCAAAAGTGAAAGAGTTCATCCAAAATAACGGTATCAATTTCGCCATCTATCCGGACGGTTATGCCCAAGAACTTCGCACAGCTGTGAGCAACCATCTTGGGGTGGAAGAAACACAATTGCTGTTCGGAAACGGTTCGGATGACATCATCGCCATTATTTCACGGGCGCTGCTTTACCCTGGCGTCAATACGGTAATGGCGGATCCATCTTTCTCCCAATATAGCCACAATGCGGAAATTGAAGGGGCGGAAGTTCGGAAAGTGCCGTTGAAAGATGGCAAGCATGATTTGGAAAAAATGTTGGAAGCCATTGACGAAAACACTTCCATTGTATGGGTCTGCAATCCGAACAACCCGACCGGCACAATTGTTGCGGACGAAGAATTAAACGCATTTTTGAAGAAAGTGCCTCAAGATGTGCTGGTTGTATTGGATGAAGCCTATTTCGAATATATTACAGATCCTTCTTATAAAGATTCGCTTCATTACATTAATGAATATCCAAATGTCATTATTATGCGCACATTTTCGAAAGCGTACGGTTTGGCCGCATTCCGCGTAGGTTATGCCATCGCCCAAGCGGATTTGATTGCCAAATTGGATCCGGTGCGCGCTCCTTTCAACAACACGGTGTTGAGCCAAAAAGTGGCCATTGTCGCATTACAGGACCAACAATTCATTAAAGAGTCAGTGGAGCAAAACGAAAATGGAAAACAGCTGTTTGTCGAGTTTTGCAATAAGCATGGACTAAAATACTATCCTACACAAACAAACTTTATTTTATTTGAAGTGAAAACAGACAGTGATGTCATCTTCCAAGAAATGATGAAACGCGGCTTTATTGTTCGCAGCGGAAATGCCTTGGGCACACCTGGATACATCAGGGTTTCCTTCGGCACAGAAGATCAAAACCGCCGATTCTTATCAACTCTTGAAGAAGTATTGAAGGAGCAGGGAGTATTGGCATGA
- a CDS encoding tetratricopeptide repeat protein yields the protein MNIITQDIIQAIEGGEIDRVDTLLESLFLKETPEVQYGIYELLLQYGYLPQAKKVLEHLRFLFPDEAQIAIDYASVLIELGEEEDALDLLLTIDESAPEYPQSLLILADYYQMQGLYEVAEKRINEALEILPDEPLIRFAKAELLVEMGRFTEAARIYEELHKQQKEIAGVLLAERLAEVYRAGGGYETALDYYMEALEEKVTADLLYGSAYCAFQCEKYETAIRQLEDLKELDPDYFSSYLLLAQCYAMLEDNQKAYSIIKEGIKRDEFEKSFYLFAGKIALKNKLPEEAIGHLQKAVALDPEYMEAILVLMSVYHQMERYDDIIELYESLQKEQFEWISLFPFVADAYAKNEQYERAYEIYKSAYNELKDDPSFLENYCYFLIEDGKRDEAREVVQRLIQLQPTEVEWVDLLESLE from the coding sequence TTGAATATCATTACACAGGACATCATCCAGGCAATCGAAGGCGGCGAAATCGACCGTGTCGATACATTGTTGGAATCTCTATTTTTAAAGGAAACTCCGGAAGTGCAATATGGAATTTACGAATTGTTATTACAATACGGGTATCTGCCACAAGCGAAAAAAGTACTGGAACATTTGCGTTTCCTTTTCCCAGATGAGGCGCAGATTGCAATCGATTATGCTTCGGTGCTCATCGAATTGGGGGAAGAAGAAGATGCCCTTGATCTATTGTTGACAATCGATGAAAGCGCACCGGAATATCCTCAGAGTTTACTCATTTTGGCGGATTATTATCAAATGCAAGGATTATATGAAGTGGCGGAAAAACGCATTAACGAAGCGTTGGAAATCCTCCCTGACGAACCGCTGATCCGGTTTGCCAAAGCGGAATTGCTTGTTGAAATGGGGCGTTTTACAGAAGCGGCACGCATTTATGAAGAACTGCATAAACAACAGAAAGAAATCGCAGGAGTACTGCTTGCGGAAAGACTGGCGGAAGTATACCGCGCAGGGGGAGGATATGAAACGGCGCTGGATTATTACATGGAAGCATTGGAAGAAAAAGTGACCGCCGATTTGCTATACGGGAGTGCCTACTGCGCGTTCCAGTGCGAAAAATATGAAACGGCCATCAGACAGCTGGAAGATTTGAAAGAACTGGATCCGGATTATTTCAGCAGCTATTTGTTGCTTGCCCAATGCTATGCGATGCTTGAGGATAATCAAAAAGCGTACAGCATTATAAAAGAAGGAATCAAACGGGATGAATTCGAAAAATCCTTCTACTTATTTGCCGGAAAAATCGCGTTGAAAAATAAACTTCCTGAAGAAGCAATCGGCCATTTGCAAAAGGCCGTCGCGTTGGATCCGGAATACATGGAAGCCATCTTGGTGCTGATGTCCGTCTACCATCAGATGGAGAGGTACGACGATATTATTGAATTGTATGAAAGCCTGCAAAAAGAACAATTTGAATGGATTTCTTTATTCCCATTTGTTGCGGATGCATATGCAAAAAATGAACAGTACGAGCGAGCATACGAAATTTATAAATCAGCATATAATGAATTAAAAGATGATCCTTCTTTTCTAGAAAACTATTGTTATTTCCTCATTGAAGACGGAAAGCGCGATGAGGCACGGGAAGTGGTTCAGCGCTTGATCCAATTACAACCGACAGAAGTTGAATGGGTAGATTTACTTGAGAGTTTAGAATAG
- a CDS encoding cytochrome b6, with translation MLNKLYDWVDERLDITPIWRDIADHEVPEHVNPAHHFSAFVYCFGGLTFFITVIQILSGMFLTMYYVPDIENAWKSVYYLQNEVAFGELVRGMHHWGASLVIVMMFLHTLRVFFTGSYKKPRELNWIVGVLIFCVMLGLGFTGYLLPWDMKALFATKVGLEIAGSVPFIGELIKILLAGDATIIGAQTLTRFFAIHVFFLPAGLFILLAVHFIMIRRQGISGPL, from the coding sequence GTGCTAAATAAATTATATGATTGGGTCGATGAACGTTTAGATATCACCCCAATTTGGCGTGATATTGCCGACCACGAAGTGCCAGAGCACGTAAACCCTGCACATCACTTCTCTGCATTCGTATACTGTTTCGGAGGACTTACATTCTTTATTACAGTCATCCAAATTTTATCTGGTATGTTCTTAACAATGTATTATGTGCCAGATATTGAAAACGCTTGGAAATCAGTATACTACTTGCAAAACGAAGTAGCATTTGGTGAGCTTGTGCGCGGTATGCACCACTGGGGAGCATCATTGGTGATCGTCATGATGTTCTTACATACGCTTCGTGTATTCTTCACAGGTTCTTATAAGAAACCTCGTGAGCTTAACTGGATTGTAGGTGTATTAATTTTCTGTGTAATGTTAGGTCTTGGATTTACAGGATACCTACTTCCTTGGGACATGAAAGCGTTGTTTGCGACTAAAGTAGGACTTGAAATTGCAGGTTCTGTTCCATTTATTGGTGAATTAATTAAAATCTTGCTTGCTGGTGACGCTACAATCATCGGTGCCCAAACTTTGACACGTTTCTTTGCGATTCACGTATTCTTCTTGCCTGCTGGTTTATTCATCTTGCTTGCAGTGCACTTTATTATGATTCGTCGTCAAGGTATATCAGGACCACTATGA
- a CDS encoding prephenate dehydrogenase, translating to MTRNVLVIGLGLIGGSLALALQKSPQTKVVGYDISEKTRELANTLNIVHEVSDDVEEAAKKADFIFFGTPVNATLQWMEELKHWELKKNVIISDTGSTKGLIMKKAEELRAQGITFIGGHPMAGSHKSGITAAKPYLFENAYYILTPFEDEDGNKIIALQQLLKYTLARLVKLSAEEHDHMTAVVSHFPHIVAASLVHQLHEENKKYPMTGMLAAGGFRDITRIASSNPMIWRDITLQNREELIGQMDAWIDEMQRVKKILMENDDASIEEYFKTAKDVRDALPISTGAFYTTYDLYVDIPDYPGVISEITGYLAEEKISITNIRVVETREDVFGILVISFQNEKDREKAMNCIRSHTNFEMHVS from the coding sequence ATGACCCGCAACGTATTAGTCATTGGTTTAGGATTGATTGGGGGATCGCTGGCATTGGCTTTGCAGAAATCCCCCCAAACAAAAGTGGTTGGCTATGATATATCCGAAAAGACGAGAGAACTGGCCAACACGTTGAATATTGTGCACGAAGTTTCGGACGATGTGGAGGAAGCGGCAAAAAAAGCGGATTTCATTTTTTTTGGAACGCCGGTCAATGCCACCCTTCAATGGATGGAAGAGTTGAAGCATTGGGAATTGAAAAAGAATGTCATCATTTCTGATACGGGCAGCACAAAAGGATTAATCATGAAAAAGGCGGAGGAACTGCGCGCGCAAGGGATCACCTTTATCGGCGGACATCCGATGGCGGGTTCCCATAAGAGCGGAATTACCGCCGCCAAACCATACCTATTTGAAAATGCTTATTATATATTGACTCCGTTTGAAGATGAAGATGGAAATAAAATTATCGCTTTACAACAGCTGCTGAAATATACATTGGCCAGATTGGTAAAACTGAGTGCGGAAGAACATGATCATATGACGGCGGTGGTAAGCCATTTTCCTCATATTGTAGCCGCTTCCCTTGTTCATCAATTGCATGAAGAAAATAAAAAATATCCGATGACTGGCATGCTGGCTGCCGGGGGGTTCCGCGACATTACCCGGATCGCTTCATCCAACCCGATGATTTGGCGGGATATTACATTGCAAAACCGGGAAGAACTCATCGGGCAAATGGATGCCTGGATCGATGAAATGCAGAGGGTAAAGAAAATTTTGATGGAAAATGATGATGCGTCCATCGAAGAATATTTTAAAACGGCAAAAGATGTACGGGATGCATTGCCTATTTCCACCGGAGCATTCTATACTACATACGATTTATATGTGGATATTCCGGACTACCCTGGTGTCATTTCGGAAATCACGGGTTATTTGGCAGAAGAAAAAATCAGTATTACGAATATTCGAGTGGTGGAAACGAGAGAAGATGTCTTCGGTATTTTAGTCATCAGTTTCCAAAACGAAAAAGATCGGGAGAAAGCGATGAATTGCATTCGTTCACATACGAACTTTGAAATGCATGTCTCTTAA
- the aroH gene encoding chorismate mutase, whose product MIRGIRGAITIESNTPELIYSETERLVKEMARVNKIDPEDIASVIVTTTPDINAAFPAKAVRSIEGWKYVPTMCTHEMNVPGSLPLCIRVLMHVNTTVPQKDIQHVYLNDAVTLRPDLVNENR is encoded by the coding sequence ATGATTCGCGGCATACGTGGAGCAATCACCATTGAATCTAATACACCCGAATTGATTTATAGTGAAACAGAGAGATTGGTAAAGGAAATGGCAAGAGTGAACAAGATCGATCCCGAGGATATCGCTTCGGTCATTGTCACAACAACACCGGATATCAATGCCGCATTCCCAGCGAAGGCAGTCCGTTCCATTGAGGGTTGGAAATATGTGCCGACGATGTGCACACATGAAATGAATGTGCCCGGCTCATTGCCTTTATGTATCCGGGTATTGATGCACGTCAATACGACAGTGCCTCAAAAAGACATTCAGCATGTTTATTTAAATGATGCTGTAACCTTAAGACCGGATTTAGTGAATGAAAATCGATAA
- a CDS encoding DUF1405 domain-containing protein, protein MKSLLPQMMYLLQHRSILTMLFIINFLGTIYGYIWYMPQLSRTAPQFLLFVPDSPTASLFFCFAIIGWLLGTNFKLLEALALITLVKYGIWAVVMNILTLMEIGSIGLAGWMLVFSHFMMAVEGILYIPKYRFTLGHIIIAAIWTLHNDVIDYVYGQMPTYSSLYQYANHIGYFTFWLSILCICISYYSFKKRDYLHKI, encoded by the coding sequence ATGAAAAGTTTATTGCCGCAAATGATGTATTTACTTCAACACCGATCTATATTAACCATGTTGTTTATCATCAATTTTTTAGGCACCATTTACGGATACATTTGGTATATGCCTCAACTTTCAAGAACAGCCCCGCAATTTTTGCTTTTTGTGCCAGACAGTCCGACGGCCAGCTTATTTTTCTGTTTTGCCATCATCGGCTGGTTGTTGGGGACAAACTTCAAATTGTTGGAAGCCCTTGCCCTCATTACATTGGTGAAATACGGTATATGGGCAGTTGTGATGAATATACTAACATTGATGGAGATCGGATCAATTGGATTGGCTGGATGGATGCTGGTTTTTTCCCATTTTATGATGGCGGTTGAAGGAATTTTATATATCCCAAAATACCGTTTTACCCTCGGGCATATCATCATCGCTGCAATCTGGACTTTACATAATGATGTAATCGACTATGTATACGGTCAGATGCCGACATATAGCAGCTTATATCAATATGCAAATCACATCGGTTATTTCACTTTTTGGTTGTCCATCCTCTGTATCTGCATTTCCTATTATTCTTTTAAAAAGCGCGATTATTTGCATAAAATATGA
- a CDS encoding YpiF family protein, which yields MYFQVKDVQQYQQNKEFIDTAIVPLVSLDFAEDKIVKSSSEAEFLMALTSFIEQQFKGRLMLIPPYSYTEDMKDEKLVQTLKKNIQEGGFKHVIFITCDHFWTKLQDVIDVIWLPAIPIESMDKDVKKRILEEQLKQVLPVLSSKWSQH from the coding sequence ATGTATTTTCAGGTAAAAGATGTACAACAATATCAACAGAACAAAGAATTTATTGATACGGCAATCGTTCCGCTGGTATCTTTGGATTTTGCGGAGGATAAGATTGTCAAAAGCAGTTCGGAAGCGGAGTTTTTAATGGCATTGACTTCCTTTATTGAGCAGCAGTTCAAAGGCCGCTTGATGTTGATTCCTCCATATTCCTACACCGAGGATATGAAAGACGAGAAGCTTGTCCAAACTTTGAAAAAGAATATTCAAGAAGGGGGTTTCAAGCATGTCATCTTTATCACATGCGATCATTTTTGGACAAAGTTACAGGATGTGATAGACGTGATATGGTTGCCTGCGATTCCGATCGAATCGATGGATAAGGATGTGAAAAAACGGATATTGGAAGAACAATTAAAACAGGTGCTTCCGGTGCTGTCATCAAAGTGGTCGCAACATTAA
- a CDS encoding zinc metallopeptidase, whose translation MYILYFVIILLLPIYAQLKVKRTYNRYSQVAASKGLTGAQVARMILDSHGLYDVRVVPTQGILSDHYNPMTKTVALSEGNYYNDSLAAIAVAAHECGHAVQHQESYSFLVMRSKLVPVANFSSNLSWIFVMIGIIAQSTNMLLLGIILLAAGVLFQVVTLPVEFDASKRAMNEVVQLGIINNHEEPGARKVLSAAALTYVAAAAVAILELLRLILVFTNMSSDED comes from the coding sequence ATGTACATTCTATATTTTGTAATCATTTTATTATTGCCGATTTATGCTCAATTGAAAGTGAAACGCACTTATAATCGTTATTCTCAAGTTGCCGCTTCAAAAGGATTGACCGGGGCGCAAGTGGCGCGAATGATTTTGGACAGCCATGGACTATATGATGTCCGCGTTGTTCCAACACAAGGCATTTTATCCGACCATTACAATCCAATGACGAAAACAGTGGCATTATCGGAAGGGAACTATTACAACGATTCTTTGGCAGCCATTGCTGTTGCGGCCCATGAATGTGGACACGCTGTGCAACACCAGGAATCCTACTCATTTTTGGTCATGCGTTCAAAACTTGTTCCTGTTGCCAATTTCTCATCCAACTTATCTTGGATTTTTGTAATGATTGGGATCATTGCGCAAAGTACGAACATGCTTCTATTGGGTATAATCCTGCTTGCTGCCGGCGTCTTGTTCCAGGTGGTGACATTGCCAGTGGAATTTGATGCTTCCAAGCGGGCAATGAATGAAGTTGTTCAGTTGGGAATCATCAACAATCATGAAGAACCCGGTGCAAGAAAAGTGTTAAGCGCGGCGGCATTGACATATGTGGCAGCAGCAGCTGTGGCCATCCTTGAATTGTTGCGATTAATTTTGGTGTTTACAAATATGAGTTCTGATGAAGATTAA
- the aroA gene encoding 3-phosphoshikimate 1-carboxyvinyltransferase, with protein sequence MTAKVLAYNKPRLEGILTVPGDKSISHRAVMFGAIAKGKTTVTGFLPGEDCLSTIDCFRKLGVDIQVDGTNVEINSPGMEGWQEPKEVLYTGNSGTTTRLMLGILAGTNFHSVMTGDASIGKRPMGRVTKPLKQMGALINGREGGQYTPLAIQGTKLKAIDYTMPVASAQVKSAILLAGLQAEGTTIVREKEVSRDHTERMLKQFGANIEVKDGVISIEGGQQLKGTHIDVPGDISSAAFFLVAGAIVPNSEVVLKNVGINPTRAGIIEVMQQMGADLTIAQEKSDAAEPTATLTVRTSHLKGTTIEGEIIPRLIDEIPIIALLATQAEGTTIIRNAEELRVKETDRIEAVVTELKKLGADITATEDGMIINGPTSLKGAKLSTYGDHRIGMMAAIASLITESPVEIDDADCIAISYPTFFEHLDLLLK encoded by the coding sequence TTGACTGCAAAAGTATTGGCATATAACAAACCTCGTCTGGAAGGAATCCTGACGGTGCCGGGGGATAAATCCATTTCCCACCGCGCGGTTATGTTTGGCGCGATTGCAAAAGGAAAAACGACGGTCACCGGTTTTCTGCCAGGAGAAGATTGCTTAAGTACAATCGATTGTTTCCGCAAATTGGGCGTTGATATTCAAGTGGATGGCACAAATGTCGAAATTAACAGCCCTGGAATGGAAGGTTGGCAAGAACCAAAGGAAGTTTTATATACCGGCAACTCCGGAACGACGACAAGATTGATGCTTGGCATTTTAGCCGGCACCAATTTTCATAGTGTGATGACAGGCGATGCTTCCATCGGAAAACGTCCAATGGGGCGCGTCACAAAGCCTTTGAAACAAATGGGAGCGCTGATCAATGGCCGGGAAGGGGGACAATATACGCCTCTTGCCATTCAAGGAACAAAATTAAAGGCGATCGATTATACAATGCCTGTTGCGAGCGCGCAAGTAAAATCGGCAATTCTTCTTGCAGGCCTTCAAGCGGAAGGAACAACGATTGTAAGGGAAAAGGAAGTTTCCCGCGACCATACCGAACGCATGCTGAAACAATTCGGGGCAAACATTGAAGTGAAAGATGGGGTCATCTCCATTGAAGGTGGCCAGCAATTGAAAGGAACTCACATTGATGTGCCAGGCGACATTTCCTCCGCCGCCTTTTTCTTAGTGGCTGGCGCGATTGTTCCAAACAGTGAAGTGGTTTTGAAAAATGTGGGCATCAATCCGACGAGGGCCGGCATCATTGAAGTGATGCAACAAATGGGTGCCGATTTGACGATTGCTCAGGAAAAATCGGATGCGGCCGAACCGACAGCTACCCTCACGGTGCGCACTTCCCATTTAAAAGGAACAACAATTGAAGGGGAAATCATCCCTCGGCTGATCGACGAAATTCCGATCATTGCACTTCTCGCAACGCAAGCGGAAGGAACAACGATTATCCGCAATGCGGAAGAGTTGAGAGTAAAGGAAACCGACCGCATTGAAGCAGTCGTGACCGAGTTGAAAAAACTTGGCGCGGATATTACGGCTACGGAGGACGGCATGATCATCAACGGTCCAACAAGCTTAAAAGGCGCCAAATTGTCCACTTATGGCGATCACCGCATAGGCATGATGGCGGCAATCGCTTCACTCATTACCGAATCGCCGGTTGAAATTGACGATGCCGATTGTATTGCGATTTCATATCCAACATTTTTCGAACATCTTGATTTATTATTAAAGTAA
- a CDS encoding ReoY family proteolytic degradation factor: MTSSVPIVDKKNFVRWFLKNFQLKRRECVWILNYLLSNDELLENIHFVEEAHYCPRAIVMSSVDSNGVPFRFYKGNIMTSDAEKSFHDLRLYPNEDMYIQLNFPNVPPNQLYLAVLEENPYMPKYLNINEKDRLIAEEILNTSMLTFQEEKLLREIDEALDQGDKEKFLELSNLLQALKETSKH, encoded by the coding sequence ATGACTTCTTCCGTACCAATCGTCGACAAAAAGAACTTTGTTCGCTGGTTTCTGAAAAACTTCCAATTGAAGCGGCGGGAATGTGTCTGGATATTAAATTATCTGCTGAGCAACGATGAGTTGCTTGAAAATATTCATTTCGTCGAAGAAGCTCATTATTGTCCTAGGGCAATTGTGATGTCGAGTGTTGATTCCAATGGTGTGCCGTTCCGATTCTATAAGGGCAATATTATGACGAGTGATGCCGAAAAATCCTTTCATGATTTGAGGCTCTATCCAAACGAAGACATGTACATTCAGCTGAATTTTCCGAATGTGCCGCCAAACCAGCTGTATTTGGCTGTCTTAGAAGAAAACCCATATATGCCAAAATATTTGAATATCAATGAAAAAGACCGGTTGATCGCGGAAGAAATTCTCAATACGAGCATGCTGACATTCCAGGAAGAGAAACTGTTAAGAGAAATCGATGAAGCACTCGACCAAGGAGATAAAGAAAAGTTCTTGGAACTTTCGAATCTGTTGCAGGCTTTGAAAGAAACTTCAAAACACTAG
- a CDS encoding c-type cytochrome → MHRGKGMKFVGDSRIKANNKMPNKPKDYSEYPGKTEAFWPDFLLKEWMVGAVFLIGYLILTVAHPSPLERPADPTDTSYIPLPDWYFLFLYQLLKYSFASGDYNVIGAIVIPGLAIGALLLMPWLDKGPERRPSKRPIPVAIMLLVVASMFYLTWESAAHHDWEASKAQGQITPKDLGLIPDIEIDENSEGYKIYQTQQTCIGCHGGDLTGVGTNPMLLGNELTADEVIDIIKNGRGAMPGGQFSGTDEELKILAEFIASLKEE, encoded by the coding sequence ATGCATCGCGGAAAAGGAATGAAATTTGTCGGCGACTCCCGCATTAAAGCGAATAATAAAATGCCGAACAAGCCGAAAGACTATTCCGAATATCCTGGAAAAACAGAAGCCTTTTGGCCGGACTTCTTACTAAAAGAATGGATGGTTGGTGCTGTTTTTCTAATCGGATATTTAATTTTAACGGTCGCTCATCCTTCACCATTAGAGCGTCCGGCTGATCCAACAGATACATCGTACATTCCATTACCAGACTGGTATTTCTTATTCTTATACCAATTATTGAAATATTCATTTGCTTCTGGTGACTACAACGTTATCGGTGCAATTGTAATTCCAGGATTAGCCATTGGGGCACTATTATTAATGCCTTGGTTGGATAAAGGACCTGAGCGTCGTCCATCAAAACGACCAATTCCTGTTGCAATTATGTTATTAGTTGTAGCTTCAATGTTCTATTTAACTTGGGAATCTGCGGCTCACCATGACTGGGAAGCTTCAAAAGCTCAAGGTCAAATCACACCAAAAGATTTAGGTTTAATCCCAGATATTGAAATCGATGAAAATTCTGAAGGATATAAAATCTACCAAACTCAACAAACATGTATAGGTTGTCACGGTGGTGATTTAACAGGTGTTGGCACTAACCCTATGCTACTAGGTAACGAATTGACTGCTGATGAAGTTATTGATATCATTAAAAACGGTCGTGGTGCAATGCCTGGTGGACAATTCTCTGGTACTGATGAGGAATTAAAAATCTTAGCAGAATTCATTGCAAGTTTGAAAGAAGAATAA